Proteins encoded together in one Pseudomonas sp. Seg1 window:
- a CDS encoding MFS transporter, translating into MTTAPSSLAQPEQPARPLTRNDYKTLSLSALGGALEFYDFIIFVFFATVVGKLFFPADMPEWLRLMQTFGIFAAGYLARPLGGIVMAHFGDLLGRKKMFTLSIFMMAVPTLIMGLLPTYAQIGLWAPILLLLMRVIQGAAIGGEVPGAWVFVSEHVPQKHMGYACGTLTSGLTAGILLGSLVATAINSIYTPAEVSDYAWRIPFLLGGVFGLFSVYLRRWLHETPVFAELQQRKALAEEVPLRAVLRDHRGAIAISMLLTWLLSAGIVVVILMTPTVLQTVYHFTPTESLQSNSLAIVFLSIGCIISGALADRFGAGRVFVFGCLGLLISSWTFYHSLAAHPTWLFPLYALTGFLVGTIGAVPYVMVKAFPPVVRFSGLSFSYNVAYAIFGGLTPMVVSLLLKESAMGPAYYVAVLCTVGILVGAWLWKKGR; encoded by the coding sequence ATGACCACAGCGCCTTCGAGCCTCGCGCAGCCCGAGCAACCCGCACGACCATTGACTCGCAACGACTACAAGACTCTGTCGCTGTCCGCCCTCGGCGGTGCGCTGGAATTCTACGATTTCATCATCTTCGTGTTCTTCGCCACCGTGGTCGGCAAGCTGTTCTTTCCGGCCGACATGCCCGAGTGGCTGCGCCTGATGCAGACCTTCGGCATCTTCGCCGCCGGTTACCTCGCACGGCCGCTGGGCGGTATCGTCATGGCGCACTTCGGCGATCTGCTGGGTCGCAAGAAGATGTTCACCCTGAGCATTTTCATGATGGCCGTGCCGACCTTGATCATGGGGCTGCTGCCAACGTATGCGCAGATCGGCCTGTGGGCGCCGATTCTTCTGCTGTTGATGCGCGTGATTCAGGGCGCGGCGATTGGCGGTGAAGTGCCGGGGGCGTGGGTCTTCGTTTCCGAACACGTGCCGCAGAAACATATGGGTTATGCCTGCGGCACCCTTACCAGCGGCCTGACCGCCGGTATTCTGCTCGGCTCGCTGGTCGCCACCGCGATCAACAGCATCTATACGCCTGCCGAGGTTTCCGATTACGCCTGGCGGATCCCGTTCCTGCTCGGTGGTGTATTTGGCCTGTTCTCGGTCTACCTGCGCCGCTGGCTGCACGAAACCCCGGTGTTCGCCGAACTGCAACAACGCAAGGCGCTGGCTGAAGAAGTGCCGTTGCGCGCAGTGCTGCGCGACCATCGCGGTGCGATTGCGATCTCGATGCTGCTGACCTGGTTGCTGTCCGCTGGCATCGTCGTAGTCATATTGATGACCCCGACCGTGCTGCAAACGGTCTACCACTTCACGCCGACAGAGTCGTTGCAATCGAACAGTCTGGCGATCGTCTTTTTGAGCATCGGCTGCATCATCTCCGGTGCGTTGGCGGATCGCTTTGGCGCCGGACGCGTGTTCGTATTCGGTTGCCTTGGCTTGCTGATCAGCTCCTGGACCTTCTATCACAGCCTCGCCGCTCACCCGACCTGGCTGTTCCCGCTGTACGCGTTGACCGGTTTCCTGGTCGGCACCATCGGTGCGGTGCCGTATGTGATGGTTAAAGCGTTCCCGCCGGTGGTGCGCTTCAGCGGTTTGTCCTTCTCTTATAACGTTGCCTACGCGATCTTCGGCGGCCTGACGCCAATGGTGGTCAGCCTGTTGCTGAAAGAAAGCGCGATGGGCCCGGCCTACTATGTGGCGGTGCTGTGCACGGTGGGGATTCTGGTGGGTGCGTGGCTCTGGAAGAAGGGTCGCTGA
- the pstA gene encoding phosphate ABC transporter permease PstA yields MKQNSLKGWFKSGAPGVWISGGAVSIAVIMTIGLLAVIAVRGLGHFWPADLIHASYDVPGQAQHLVVGEVVQKEEVPRARLKSAGLPVPDQGPEFMTRELIKVGNRDLNGNDFTWIVGEWLTNQTTPPELMAIERREWGNFYGYLVNVKQDGKVIAEGEAAWPELQARINRVNGLAAQLKSLEKTDIGAINAGLERIRLHGRKLELEGKLDATAQADMESERAELNARYQDIEARLADLHAQFNRDALTARDANGKEIEIGLGKVVHAYQPNAMSTFTKVGFYFSKIWEFLSDDPREANTEGGIFPAIFGTVMMTLIMAMIVTPFGVLAAVYLREYAKQNTLTRIIRIAVNNLAGVPAIVYGVFGLGFFVYVLGGSVDRLFFPEALPAPTFGTPGLLWASLTLALLAVPVVIVATEEGLARIPRTVREGSLALGATKAETLWKIVIPMASPAMMTGMILAVARAAGEVAPLMLVGVVKLAPSLPVDGNYPYLHLDQKIMHLGFHIYDVGFQSPNVEAARPLVYATALLLVLVIATLNLSAVYIRNHLREKYKALDS; encoded by the coding sequence GTGAAACAGAACTCCCTGAAAGGATGGTTCAAGAGCGGCGCCCCGGGCGTCTGGATCAGCGGTGGCGCGGTGTCCATCGCGGTCATCATGACCATTGGCCTGCTGGCCGTGATTGCCGTGCGCGGTCTCGGTCACTTCTGGCCGGCGGATCTGATCCACGCCAGTTACGACGTGCCGGGCCAGGCCCAGCACCTGGTCGTCGGTGAAGTGGTACAGAAGGAAGAAGTCCCGCGTGCCCGACTGAAGAGCGCTGGTTTGCCAGTGCCGGATCAGGGCCCGGAATTCATGACCCGCGAGCTGATCAAGGTCGGCAACCGTGACTTGAACGGCAACGACTTCACCTGGATCGTCGGCGAGTGGCTGACCAACCAGACCACGCCGCCAGAGTTGATGGCGATCGAACGTCGCGAGTGGGGCAATTTCTACGGCTACCTGGTCAACGTCAAACAGGACGGCAAAGTCATCGCCGAGGGCGAGGCTGCATGGCCTGAGCTGCAGGCGCGGATCAACCGTGTGAACGGCCTCGCTGCACAGCTCAAGTCGCTGGAAAAGACTGACATCGGCGCGATCAACGCAGGTCTGGAGCGCATCCGTCTGCACGGTCGCAAACTGGAACTCGAAGGCAAACTCGACGCCACCGCACAAGCGGACATGGAATCCGAGCGCGCCGAGCTGAACGCGCGTTATCAAGATATCGAAGCGCGTCTGGCCGATCTGCATGCGCAGTTCAACCGCGATGCCTTGACCGCTCGCGACGCCAACGGCAAAGAGATCGAAATCGGTCTGGGCAAAGTGGTTCACGCCTACCAGCCGAACGCGATGAGCACCTTCACCAAGGTTGGCTTCTACTTCAGCAAGATCTGGGAATTCCTCTCGGACGACCCGCGTGAAGCGAACACCGAAGGCGGGATCTTCCCGGCGATCTTCGGCACCGTGATGATGACCCTGATCATGGCGATGATCGTGACGCCGTTCGGCGTGCTGGCGGCGGTGTACCTGCGTGAATACGCCAAGCAGAACACCCTGACGCGGATCATCCGCATTGCGGTGAACAACCTCGCTGGTGTGCCGGCGATCGTTTACGGCGTGTTCGGTCTGGGCTTCTTCGTTTACGTACTCGGTGGTTCGGTCGACCGTTTGTTCTTCCCTGAAGCGCTGCCGGCACCGACCTTCGGTACGCCGGGTCTGCTTTGGGCGTCGCTGACGTTGGCGTTGCTGGCGGTGCCGGTGGTGATCGTGGCGACCGAAGAAGGTCTGGCACGAATCCCGCGCACCGTGCGTGAAGGCTCGTTAGCCCTCGGCGCGACCAAGGCTGAAACTTTGTGGAAGATCGTTATCCCGATGGCCAGCCCGGCGATGATGACCGGCATGATCCTCGCGGTGGCCCGTGCCGCCGGTGAAGTGGCGCCGCTGATGCTGGTGGGTGTGGTGAAACTGGCGCCGTCGCTGCCGGTGGATGGCAACTACCCGTACCTGCACCTGGATCAGAAAATCATGCACCTGGGCTTCCACATTTATGACGTTGGCTTCCAGAGCCCGAACGTCGAAGCGGCACGTCCGCTGGTTTACGCCACGGCGCTGTTGCTGGTGCTGGTGATCGCCACGCTGAACCTTTCGGCGGTGTATATCCGTAACCACCTGCGCGAAAAATACAAAGCACTAGACAGTTAA
- a CDS encoding DUF3299 domain-containing protein, translating to MRRLLLTLLFLGSGLAHAGELPETDWLELMPKSDQKALEAMPEIDHNSPEATGTFTEKGGMKQAKGLPAVMYSTKTVASMNDKHIRIGGYPVPLESDAKGRSTLFFLVPYPGACIHVPPPPPNQLVLVRYPKGLKLDDIYTPLWVTGTLKVEKVSNDLADAAYALEADKVRVVQESDL from the coding sequence ATGCGCCGTCTTCTGTTGACTCTCCTTTTTCTGGGCAGCGGTTTGGCCCACGCCGGCGAACTGCCGGAAACCGACTGGCTGGAACTGATGCCCAAGTCGGACCAAAAGGCCCTCGAGGCCATGCCTGAAATCGACCACAACTCCCCGGAAGCCACCGGCACCTTCACCGAGAAGGGCGGGATGAAGCAGGCCAAAGGTCTGCCGGCGGTGATGTATTCGACCAAAACCGTGGCGTCGATGAATGACAAGCATATTCGCATCGGTGGTTACCCGGTGCCGCTGGAGTCCGATGCCAAGGGCCGCAGCACGCTGTTCTTCCTCGTGCCGTACCCGGGCGCCTGCATCCACGTGCCGCCACCGCCACCGAATCAACTGGTGCTGGTGCGTTATCCGAAGGGTTTGAAACTGGACGATATTTACACGCCGCTGTGGGTCACCGGCACGCTGAAAGTCGAGAAAGTCAGCAATGATCTGGCTGATGCGGCGTATGCGCTGGAGGCCGACAAGGTGCGGGTGGTGCAAGAGTCGGATCTTTAA
- a CDS encoding GlsB/YeaQ/YmgE family stress response membrane protein, whose amino-acid sequence MGIIGTIFIGLIVGLLARFLKPGDDSMGWIMTILLGIGGSLAATYGGQALGIYHAGEGAGFIGALVGAIVLLVIYGLIKKN is encoded by the coding sequence ATGGGAATTATCGGAACCATCTTTATCGGCTTGATCGTCGGCCTGCTGGCTCGGTTCCTGAAACCGGGCGATGACAGCATGGGCTGGATCATGACCATCCTGCTCGGTATCGGCGGTTCGCTGGCGGCCACCTACGGCGGCCAGGCTCTGGGCATCTATCACGCGGGCGAGGGTGCAGGCTTCATCGGCGCACTGGTCGGCGCGATCGTGTTGCTGGTGATCTACGGCCTGATCAAAAAGAACTGA
- a CDS encoding ABC transporter permease subunit: MQDAGKPLMISLEEQNQVAMRVSDKGQALFFDIDNGAELKRVDLPVPAGTTVTSIGEDQPGHPLVAVGLSNGQALVFRHTYKVSYPDGKKTITPAIEYPYGETPIALNEAGGALEHVSLNATDTTLMLVGSTGSQLNVLSLTSEENMMTGEVTNEQKRIDLPQMTEPVKNIFVDPRQQWLYVVNGRAQADVFSLRDKSLNGRYKLLENADAEVTATTQLVGGISLIVGDSKGGLAQWFMARDTDGELRLKQIRTFQMGTTPIVEITAEERRKGFLALDASGKLGVFHSTAHRTLLVDQVVEGQGLFGLSPRANRVIVEAGGKLQPLLLDNPHPEVSWSALWSKVWYENYDEPKYVWQSTAANTDFEPKLSLSPLTFGTLKAAFYAMLLAAPLAVAAAIYTAYFMAPGMRRKVKPVIELMEAMPTVILGFFAGLFLAPYVEGHLPGIFSLLMLLPIGILVAGFTFSRLPESIRLKVPDGWESALLIPVILFVGWLSLYMSPFMENWFFGGDMRMWISHDLGITYDQRNALVVGLAMGFAVIPNIYSIAEDAVFSVPRGLTLGSLALGATPWQTMTRVVILTASPGIFSALMIGMGRAVGETMIVLMATGNTPVMEMNLFEGLRTLAANVAVEMPESEVGGSHYRVLFLSALVLLLFTFVMNTLAELIRQRLRKKYSSL, translated from the coding sequence ATGCAGGACGCCGGCAAGCCGCTGATGATTTCGCTCGAAGAGCAGAATCAGGTGGCGATGCGCGTTTCCGACAAGGGTCAGGCACTGTTCTTCGACATCGACAATGGCGCTGAATTGAAGCGCGTCGATCTGCCGGTTCCGGCCGGCACTACCGTAACCTCCATCGGCGAAGACCAGCCAGGTCATCCGCTGGTAGCTGTCGGTCTGTCCAACGGCCAGGCGCTGGTGTTCCGTCACACCTATAAAGTCAGCTACCCCGACGGCAAGAAAACCATCACCCCGGCCATCGAATACCCGTACGGCGAGACGCCGATCGCGCTGAACGAAGCCGGCGGTGCGCTGGAGCACGTCAGCCTCAACGCGACCGACACAACGCTGATGCTGGTGGGTTCGACCGGTTCGCAACTCAACGTTCTATCGCTGACCAGCGAAGAAAACATGATGACCGGCGAAGTCACCAACGAGCAGAAGCGCATCGATCTGCCGCAGATGACTGAACCGGTAAAAAACATCTTCGTCGACCCGCGCCAGCAATGGCTGTACGTGGTCAACGGGCGTGCCCAGGCCGACGTGTTCAGCCTGCGCGACAAGAGCCTCAACGGCCGCTACAAACTGCTGGAAAACGCTGACGCCGAAGTCACCGCGACCACGCAACTGGTTGGTGGTATCTCGCTGATCGTCGGTGACTCCAAGGGTGGTCTGGCCCAGTGGTTCATGGCCCGCGATACCGATGGCGAGTTGCGTCTGAAGCAGATCCGCACCTTCCAGATGGGCACGACGCCAATCGTTGAAATCACTGCTGAAGAACGCCGCAAAGGCTTCCTCGCCCTCGATGCCAGCGGCAAGCTCGGCGTGTTCCACAGCACCGCGCACCGCACTTTGCTGGTTGATCAGGTAGTGGAAGGCCAAGGCCTGTTCGGTCTGTCGCCACGCGCCAACCGGGTGATCGTCGAAGCCGGCGGCAAGCTGCAACCGCTGCTGCTCGACAACCCACACCCGGAAGTTTCGTGGAGCGCGTTGTGGAGCAAGGTCTGGTACGAAAACTACGACGAGCCTAAATACGTCTGGCAATCGACCGCCGCCAACACCGATTTCGAACCGAAACTGAGCCTGTCGCCGCTGACCTTCGGCACCCTGAAAGCCGCGTTCTACGCGATGCTGCTGGCTGCACCGCTGGCCGTTGCCGCCGCGATTTACACCGCGTACTTCATGGCTCCGGGCATGCGCCGCAAGGTCAAACCGGTGATCGAACTGATGGAAGCGATGCCGACGGTGATCCTCGGTTTCTTCGCTGGCCTGTTCCTCGCACCTTATGTCGAAGGGCACTTGCCGGGCATCTTCAGCCTGTTGATGCTGCTGCCGATCGGCATCCTGGTTGCCGGTTTCACCTTCAGTCGCCTGCCTGAGTCGATCCGCCTGAAAGTCCCGGACGGTTGGGAAAGTGCGCTGCTGATCCCGGTGATCCTGTTTGTGGGCTGGCTGTCGCTGTACATGAGTCCGTTCATGGAGAACTGGTTCTTCGGCGGTGATATGCGCATGTGGATCTCCCACGACCTGGGCATCACCTACGACCAGCGCAACGCTCTGGTAGTCGGTCTGGCCATGGGCTTCGCGGTGATCCCGAACATCTATTCGATTGCCGAAGATGCCGTGTTCAGTGTGCCGCGTGGCCTGACCCTCGGCTCGCTGGCTCTCGGCGCCACGCCATGGCAGACCATGACCCGCGTGGTCATCCTGACCGCCAGCCCGGGCATCTTCTCGGCATTGATGATCGGCATGGGCCGTGCGGTCGGCGAAACCATGATCGTGTTGATGGCCACCGGCAACACCCCGGTCATGGAAATGAACCTGTTCGAAGGTCTGCGCACCCTGGCCGCCAACGTCGCGGTGGAAATGCCGGAGTCGGAAGTCGGCGGCAGCCACTACCGCGTGCTGTTCCTCTCGGCGCTGGTGCTGCTGCTGTTCACCTTCGTCATGAACACCCTGGCAGAACTGATTCGTCAGCGTCTGCGCAAGAAATACTCGTCGCTTTAA
- a CDS encoding LysR substrate-binding domain-containing protein → MNLESKWLEDFSALAATRSFSQAAERRFVTQPAFSRRIRSLEAALGLTLVNRSRTPVELTAAGQLFLVTARTVVEQLGEVLRHLHHLEGGQGEVMQVAAAHSLALGFFPRWIAQLRNEGLNIATRLVATNVGDAVHALREGGCDLMLAFYDPDAAMQMDPEIFPSLHLGQTEMLPVCAADADGKPLFDLEGEASVPLLAYSAGAFLGRSVNGLLRQRQLRFTTIYETAMADSLKSMALEGLGIAWVPQLSVRAELARGELVVCGGPQWHVPLEIRLYRCALVRKANVRLLWRKLEGGAAHGS, encoded by the coding sequence ATGAATCTGGAAAGCAAATGGCTCGAGGACTTCAGTGCTCTGGCCGCCACCCGCAGCTTCTCGCAGGCAGCCGAACGGCGCTTCGTGACGCAACCGGCGTTCAGTCGACGGATTCGCAGCCTGGAAGCGGCGTTGGGGCTGACATTGGTCAATCGCTCGCGTACGCCGGTCGAACTGACGGCTGCAGGGCAGTTGTTTCTGGTAACCGCGCGCACCGTGGTCGAACAGCTCGGCGAAGTGCTGCGCCATCTGCATCATCTGGAAGGCGGGCAGGGCGAGGTGATGCAGGTCGCTGCGGCGCACTCGCTGGCGCTGGGCTTTTTCCCGCGCTGGATCGCGCAACTGCGCAATGAAGGTTTGAACATCGCCACGCGACTCGTCGCGACCAACGTCGGTGACGCTGTGCATGCCTTGCGTGAGGGCGGTTGCGATCTGATGTTGGCGTTCTACGACCCGGACGCGGCCATGCAGATGGACCCGGAAATCTTCCCGTCGCTGCACTTGGGCCAGACCGAAATGCTCCCGGTGTGCGCGGCGGATGCCGACGGCAAGCCGCTGTTCGATCTGGAAGGCGAGGCCAGCGTGCCGTTGCTGGCGTATAGCGCAGGCGCCTTTCTCGGGCGTTCGGTGAACGGTTTGCTGCGCCAGCGTCAGCTGCGTTTCACCACGATCTATGAAACGGCGATGGCTGACAGCCTGAAGAGCATGGCGCTGGAAGGCCTCGGCATCGCTTGGGTGCCGCAGTTGAGCGTGCGTGCCGAACTGGCACGGGGTGAACTCGTCGTCTGCGGCGGCCCGCAATGGCATGTGCCGCTGGAGATTCGCTTGTACCGCTGCGCGCTGGTGCGCAAGGCCAATGTGCGCCTGTTGTGGCGCAAGCTCGAAGGCGGAGCTGCGCACGGATCTTGA
- a CDS encoding 5-(carboxyamino)imidazole ribonucleotide synthase — MKIGVIGGGQLGRMLALAGTPLGMNFAFLDPAPDACAAALGEHLRADYGDQDHLRQLADEVDLVTFEFESVPAETVAFLSQFVPVYPSAEALRIARDRWFEKSMFKDLGIPTPAFADIQSQADLDAAVASIGLPAVLKTRTLGYDGKGQKVLRKPEDVVGTFAELGSVACLLEGFVPFTGEVSLIAVRARDGETKFYPLVHNTHDSGILKLSVASTDHPLQALAEDYSSRVLKQLDYVGVMAFEFFEVDGGLKANEIAPRVHNSGHWTTEGAECSQFENHLRAVAGLPLGSTAKVGESAMLNFIGVVPPVEKVIAIEDCHLHHYGKAFKAGRKVGHANLRCADMATLQAQIVKVEALIAE; from the coding sequence ATGAAGATCGGTGTAATCGGTGGCGGCCAGTTGGGCCGCATGTTGGCCCTGGCGGGCACTCCGCTGGGCATGAACTTCGCTTTTCTCGACCCTGCGCCGGACGCCTGTGCGGCCGCATTGGGCGAACACCTGCGGGCCGACTACGGCGATCAGGATCATCTGCGCCAATTGGCCGATGAAGTCGATCTGGTGACCTTCGAGTTCGAAAGCGTCCCGGCGGAAACTGTCGCGTTCCTCTCGCAATTCGTCCCGGTTTATCCGAGCGCCGAAGCTCTGCGCATTGCTCGCGACCGCTGGTTCGAAAAGAGCATGTTCAAGGATCTGGGCATCCCGACTCCGGCCTTCGCCGACATTCAGTCGCAAGCCGATCTGGATGCGGCCGTCGCTTCGATCGGCCTGCCGGCCGTGCTGAAAACCCGCACTTTGGGTTACGACGGCAAGGGCCAGAAAGTCCTGCGCAAGCCAGAAGATGTGGTTGGTACCTTCGCCGAGCTGGGCAGCGTTGCCTGCCTGCTGGAAGGCTTCGTGCCGTTCACCGGTGAAGTCTCGCTGATCGCCGTGCGTGCCCGTGATGGTGAAACGAAGTTTTATCCGCTGGTGCACAACACCCACGACAGCGGCATCCTCAAGCTGTCGGTCGCCAGTACCGATCACCCGTTGCAGGCGTTGGCTGAAGACTACTCCAGCCGTGTGCTCAAACAGCTGGATTACGTCGGCGTGATGGCGTTCGAGTTCTTTGAAGTCGATGGTGGCCTCAAGGCCAACGAAATCGCCCCGCGCGTGCACAACTCCGGGCACTGGACCACCGAAGGCGCCGAGTGCAGCCAGTTCGAAAACCATCTGCGCGCCGTTGCCGGTCTGCCGCTGGGTTCGACGGCCAAGGTCGGCGAGAGCGCGATGCTCAACTTCATCGGCGTGGTTCCGCCGGTGGAGAAAGTCATCGCCATCGAAGACTGCCATTTGCATCACTACGGCAAGGCCTTCAAGGCCGGGCGCAAGGTCGGTCACGCCAACCTGCGCTGCGCCGACATGGCCACCCTTCAGGCGCAGATCGTCAAGGTCGAAGCGCTGATCGCCGAGTAA
- a CDS encoding phosphate ABC transporter substrate-binding protein PstS, with protein MKLKRLMAAMTFVAAGVATANAFAAVDPAIPSYTKTTGVSGNLSSVGSDTLANLMTLWAENYKKEYPNVNIQIQAAGSATAPPALTEGTSNLGPMSRKMKDTELAAFEQKYGYKPTAIPVAVDALAVFVHKDNPIQHLTMEQVDAIFSSTRLCGAKADVKTWGDLGVTGDLANKPVQLFGRNSVSGTYGYFKEEALCKGDYKPNVNEQPGSASVVQSISSSLNGIGYSGIGYKTASVKTVALSKKGSTDFIEDTEENALNGKYPLSRFLYVYVNKAPNKPLAPLEAEFVKLVLSKQGQEVVVKDGYIPLPAKVAAKALADLGLQEGGAEVAKK; from the coding sequence ATGAAACTGAAGCGTTTGATGGCGGCAATGACTTTTGTCGCTGCTGGCGTTGCGACTGCCAACGCGTTCGCCGCTGTTGACCCTGCTATCCCGAGCTACACCAAGACCACTGGTGTGTCGGGCAACCTGTCCAGCGTCGGCTCCGATACTCTGGCCAACCTCATGACCCTCTGGGCTGAGAACTACAAAAAAGAATACCCGAACGTAAACATCCAGATTCAGGCCGCTGGCTCCGCCACTGCGCCACCTGCGCTGACTGAAGGCACCTCCAACCTGGGCCCGATGAGCCGCAAGATGAAGGACACCGAACTGGCGGCCTTCGAACAGAAATACGGCTACAAGCCAACCGCTATTCCGGTTGCCGTGGACGCCCTGGCGGTGTTCGTACACAAAGACAACCCGATCCAGCACCTGACCATGGAACAGGTTGATGCGATCTTCTCGTCCACTCGTCTGTGCGGCGCCAAAGCCGACGTGAAAACCTGGGGCGACCTGGGCGTGACCGGCGACCTGGCCAACAAGCCAGTGCAACTGTTCGGCCGTAACTCGGTATCCGGCACCTACGGCTACTTCAAAGAAGAAGCCCTGTGCAAAGGCGACTACAAGCCAAACGTCAACGAACAACCAGGCTCGGCTTCGGTCGTGCAGTCGATCAGCTCCTCGCTGAACGGCATCGGTTACTCGGGCATCGGCTACAAAACCGCCAGCGTGAAGACTGTTGCTCTGTCGAAGAAAGGCAGCACTGACTTCATCGAAGACACCGAAGAGAACGCCCTGAACGGCAAGTACCCACTGTCGCGTTTCCTCTACGTGTACGTGAACAAAGCCCCGAACAAGCCTCTGGCTCCGCTGGAAGCTGAGTTCGTGAAACTGGTTCTGTCCAAACAGGGCCAGGAAGTTGTAGTGAAAGACGGCTACATCCCGCTGCCAGCCAAGGTTGCTGCAAAAGCACTGGCTGACCTGGGTCTGCAAGAAGGCGGCGCTGAAGTCGCAAAGAAGTAA
- the purE gene encoding 5-(carboxyamino)imidazole ribonucleotide mutase — protein sequence MSALVGVIMGSKSDWSTLSHTADMLEKLGIPYEVKVVSAHRTPDLLFQYAEEAEGRGIEVIIAGAGGAAHLPGMCAAKTHLPVLGVPVQSSMLSGVDSLLSIVQMPAGIPVATLAIGKAGAINAALLSASILGAKHPQFHAVLKTFRAEQTDSVLDNPDPRIA from the coding sequence ATGAGTGCACTGGTTGGCGTGATCATGGGCTCCAAGTCCGATTGGTCCACCCTTAGCCACACCGCCGATATGCTGGAAAAGCTCGGCATCCCGTACGAGGTCAAGGTGGTTTCTGCCCACCGCACCCCGGATCTGCTGTTCCAGTACGCCGAAGAGGCTGAAGGCCGCGGCATCGAGGTGATTATCGCCGGTGCTGGTGGCGCGGCCCATTTGCCAGGCATGTGTGCGGCCAAGACCCACCTGCCGGTGCTGGGCGTTCCGGTGCAGTCGTCGATGCTGTCGGGCGTCGATTCGCTGCTGTCGATCGTGCAGATGCCAGCCGGCATTCCGGTCGCCACCCTGGCCATCGGCAAGGCCGGCGCGATCAACGCCGCGCTGCTCTCGGCAAGCATCCTCGGCGCCAAGCATCCACAGTTCCACGCGGTACTGAAAACCTTCCGTGCCGAGCAGACAGACAGCGTCCTGGACAATCCAGACCCACGTATTGCCTGA
- a CDS encoding acyl-CoA thioesterase, with protein sequence MIELEQEDPIPQGDLALQITALPRETNGFGDIFGGWLVAQMDLAGTAMASRVAGGRVATVAIDRMAFLVPVAVGAQLSFYTQTLEIGRSSIQMMVEVWSDDPLSSEWRKVTEAVFVFVAIDGSGRTRSVPPRAR encoded by the coding sequence ATGATAGAGCTCGAACAAGAAGATCCGATCCCGCAAGGCGACCTGGCCCTGCAAATCACTGCACTCCCACGCGAAACCAACGGCTTTGGCGATATTTTCGGCGGCTGGCTGGTAGCGCAGATGGATTTGGCCGGCACCGCAATGGCCAGCCGCGTGGCCGGCGGTCGCGTCGCCACGGTTGCCATCGACCGCATGGCGTTCCTCGTGCCTGTGGCGGTCGGTGCGCAATTGTCCTTTTACACCCAGACCCTGGAAATCGGTCGCAGCTCGATCCAGATGATGGTCGAAGTGTGGAGCGACGATCCGCTGTCCAGCGAGTGGCGTAAAGTCACCGAGGCGGTGTTTGTCTTCGTCGCCATCGACGGCAGCGGCCGCACTCGCTCGGTGCCGCCACGCGCACGTTAA
- a CDS encoding D-hexose-6-phosphate mutarotase, whose protein sequence is MNTPNVEAVKLDELNCWRIRHGQAEVLVAQQGAHILSYQIDGQPPIIWLNDKAVFKAGKSIRAGVPVCWPWFGVFERNPQSVKAMRVSEEPAQAHGFVRAMDWELGGIEAEDHGVKVEFKLPYPEGGFPGWPHQVDLTLTLHLNDQLHISLTSHNRGAEDVSISQALHTYFAVSDVRNVQVEGVDGLDYIETLDNWNTHAQTGDLQFAGETDRIYLNAPPRLSIVDPAWERRIVLTATGSRTAVIWNPWIDRAAAFSDMDNDGWQRMLCIETANVMDDVVNLASGASHTMGVSIGSKPL, encoded by the coding sequence ATGAACACGCCCAACGTTGAAGCCGTGAAACTGGATGAACTGAACTGCTGGCGCATTCGCCACGGTCAGGCCGAAGTGCTGGTGGCCCAGCAAGGCGCGCACATCCTCAGTTATCAGATCGACGGCCAGCCGCCGATTATCTGGCTCAATGACAAGGCGGTGTTCAAGGCGGGCAAAAGCATCCGCGCCGGCGTGCCGGTGTGCTGGCCGTGGTTCGGCGTCTTCGAGCGTAATCCGCAGAGCGTGAAAGCGATGCGCGTCAGCGAAGAACCGGCGCAGGCTCACGGTTTTGTCCGGGCGATGGATTGGGAGCTGGGCGGCATCGAAGCCGAAGACCATGGCGTCAAGGTTGAATTCAAGCTGCCTTATCCGGAGGGCGGCTTCCCGGGCTGGCCGCATCAGGTCGATCTGACGCTGACCCTGCACTTGAATGACCAGTTGCACATCAGCCTGACCAGCCATAACCGTGGCGCCGAAGACGTCAGCATCAGTCAGGCGCTGCACACGTATTTCGCCGTCAGCGATGTACGCAATGTGCAGGTCGAAGGCGTGGATGGTCTGGATTACATCGAGACCCTGGACAACTGGAACACCCACGCGCAGACAGGCGACCTGCAGTTTGCCGGCGAAACCGACCGTATCTACCTGAATGCTCCGCCGCGACTGAGCATTGTCGATCCGGCCTGGGAGCGGCGTATCGTGCTGACGGCCACCGGCTCGCGCACGGCGGTGATCTGGAATCCGTGGATCGATCGCGCGGCAGCATTCAGCGACATGGATAACGATGGCTGGCAGCGCATGCTGTGCATCGAGACGGCGAACGTGATGGATGATGTGGTGAATCTGGCATCGGGTGCGAGCCATACGATGGGTGTCAGCATCGGCAGCAAACCGCTCTGA